GCTCGCCCAGGAGGCCATGGAGAACCTCGACATCCGCGAGATCGCCCACCCCCACCTCGTACACCTGAACGAACAGTGCGGCCACACGGTCCACCTCGCCGTGTACGAGGAGGGCGAGGTGCTCTACATCGACAAGGTCGAGAGCCGCTACCCGGTGCGGATGTACTCCCGGATCGGCAAGCCGGTCGCCATCACCGTCGCCGCCGTGGCGAAACTCCTGCTCGCCGATCTCCCCGAAGCCGAGCGCCACACCCTCGCCGACAAGCTCGACTACCCCCTGTACACGGCCCGTTCGACACCGAACGCCCCCGCCTTCCGCAAGGAACTGGAGCGGGTGCGCGAACAGGGCTGGGCCACCGACCTCGGTGGTCACGAGGAGTCCATCAACTGCGTCGCGGCCCCCGTCCGCGGCGCCGACGGCCGGGTCGTCGCCGCGATGTCGGTCTCCGCGCCGAACGTCGTCGTCACCGCCGAGGAACTCCTCACCCTGCTCCCGCAGGTGCGCCGCGTCGCGGACGCCATCAGCGGCGAGTACTCCGGAAGAACTCCAGCGAAGGATCCCGAGGGCCCCGTATGACCGAGAAGACCGCACTCACCCCGAAGACTCACACCACCCCGCCCGCGAAGTTCTCCCACGGGGTCAGGAAGGGCAACATCCTCCAGGTCGCCGGACAGGTCGGCTTCCTTCCGGCGGAGGAGGGCAGGCCCCCCACGCCCGCCGGTCCCACCCTGCGCGAGCAGACCCTCCAGACCCTCGCCAACGTCAGGGCGATCCTGGAGGAGGGCGGCGCCTCCTGGGACGACGCCATGATGATCCGCGTCTATCTGACGGACGTGGACCACTTCGCCGAGATGAACGCCATCTACAACACCTACTTCGAGGAGCAGGGCCTCACCGCGCCCCCGGCCGCCCGCACGACGGTCTACGTCGGCCTTCCCGCCGGGCTCCTCATCGAGATCGACGCGCTGGCCGTCCTCGGCTGACGGGCCTCGACTCCCGAACTCCCGAACTCCCGGACCGTGCTGGAGACGGTGCTGTCGGTGGCGGGGTTCGCGATGGCGGCGGTGCTGAGCGTCTTCGTGTGAGTGTCTTCGTGTGTGCGCCTTCGTGTGAGAGGCGCACGAAGGGTGCAGCCCATGTAGGCGTCCGATAACGATGTAGGGGTCGGCTGTGTGCGGCACAGGATCGTCGACCATACTGCCCGCTGTGGAGCAGCGCATAGGTTCGAGCAGCCAGCCCCTGGAAGGCGCCGGGTTCGACCCGGCCTTCATCCCCGGGCTCACCTCACCCGGATCCGGCGAGGCGGAGGAGGCCAAGCCGACGGACACCGAGCCGGAGGACGCCGTCGAGGCGGCCGACGACGAGCCCGCGGCCAAGGCACCCGAGGAGACCGAGGAGACCGCCGGGGAAGAAGTCCCCGACGGTCCCGTCTTCGAGGCCGCCGACCGCCGCGCGAAGATCGTCGCCGATCACCGGGGCGTACGGCTCTCCCTCGACGACCAGGCCTGTGAGTTCCGCTGGGACGAGGTCGGCGCCGTCGAGACGGAGACCCCGCGCTTCGGCAAGCGTTTCACCATCACGGTGCACACGCCGGACCGGCGGTGGTACCCCATCGAGATCGAGGCCCCGTCGAGGGCGAGTTTCACCGAGTGGGACGAACAGCTCGACGCGGTCATGGACGAGTACTTCGAGGACGAGACCCCGGAGCCGGAAAAGGAAGACGTCGACGAGACCGACTGACCGGCCAGGGACGCGGGGCCGTATCGATATGCGGCACCGCCGCGTGGGCGCGACCAGCCACAACGGACCCGCAGCTCCCCACAACCTCTAGCAGTACTGCGCCTGCTTACCGATCGACCGGTACATGCAGTCGGAGTTCTCCAGGAGTTGGAGCACCGCGTCCCGGTTGCGGGAGGTCTCCCGTTCGATGACCTCGTCGGGCGGGTAGAAGCCGCCGCCGGAACTGGACGACGGGTACATCTCGAAGGTGTACGAGAAGATCCGGTGGGTGCCCCACAGATAGTCGTCGATCGATCCGTCGGTGATGTACAGGTCG
This is a stretch of genomic DNA from Streptomyces sp. NBC_00285. It encodes these proteins:
- a CDS encoding IclR family transcriptional regulator is translated as MSQTVDRALSILPLLAEGPADLGQVADRLGVHKSTALRLLRTLHEHGLVYRQSDQRYRLGARLIALAQEAMENLDIREIAHPHLVHLNEQCGHTVHLAVYEEGEVLYIDKVESRYPVRMYSRIGKPVAITVAAVAKLLLADLPEAERHTLADKLDYPLYTARSTPNAPAFRKELERVREQGWATDLGGHEESINCVAAPVRGADGRVVAAMSVSAPNVVVTAEELLTLLPQVRRVADAISGEYSGRTPAKDPEGPV
- a CDS encoding RidA family protein translates to MTEKTALTPKTHTTPPAKFSHGVRKGNILQVAGQVGFLPAEEGRPPTPAGPTLREQTLQTLANVRAILEEGGASWDDAMMIRVYLTDVDHFAEMNAIYNTYFEEQGLTAPPAARTTVYVGLPAGLLIEIDALAVLG